Proteins found in one Bremerella volcania genomic segment:
- the ruvB gene encoding Holliday junction branch migration DNA helicase RuvB codes for MLSGIRLANLSREKVFPMGREAILQGENSPNEEDKSLRPQSISEMVGQLEVRERLKVVVDAAVKRDEPLGHILFDGPPGLGKTTFATCIPKDLGVNFQLTSGPALQAPKDLVPYLTNADEKSILFIDEIHRLPKAVEEYLYTAMEDFRIDIVLGEGTNARTINLQIKPFTLIGATTRSGMLTAPLRDRFPLREHLDFYTHEELAEIIRRNSRKLDVTIDDDASLEISKRSRGTPRVANNRLRWIRDYVTSKADGHITLQLAQDAMAMQEIDSLGLDNQDRKYLNTIIRVFAGGPAGIEAIAHTMNAAPETLADEVEPFLLRSELLVRTPRGRMVTTKSVEHIQKMIAAKSKGLLD; via the coding sequence TTGCTATCAGGCATTAGACTCGCAAATTTATCACGGGAAAAGGTTTTTCCAATGGGCAGGGAAGCGATTCTGCAAGGCGAAAACAGCCCAAATGAAGAAGACAAGAGCCTCCGCCCGCAATCCATTTCTGAAATGGTTGGCCAACTTGAGGTACGTGAACGTCTGAAAGTGGTCGTCGATGCCGCCGTCAAACGTGATGAGCCACTGGGGCATATCTTGTTTGACGGTCCGCCTGGCCTTGGCAAAACGACCTTTGCAACCTGCATTCCCAAAGACCTCGGCGTTAATTTCCAACTCACCTCGGGACCGGCACTGCAGGCACCGAAAGACCTGGTTCCCTACCTGACCAACGCGGATGAAAAGTCGATTCTCTTCATCGACGAAATCCATCGTCTCCCCAAAGCGGTTGAAGAGTACCTTTACACGGCGATGGAGGACTTCCGAATCGATATCGTCCTGGGGGAAGGAACCAACGCGCGGACGATTAATCTACAAATCAAACCGTTTACTTTGATCGGAGCGACAACCCGCAGCGGGATGCTGACCGCTCCCCTGCGCGATCGGTTTCCGCTCCGCGAACATCTCGACTTCTATACCCACGAAGAACTGGCAGAGATCATCCGGCGAAACTCCCGCAAATTAGACGTCACCATCGACGATGACGCGTCTCTCGAAATCTCCAAGCGAAGCCGCGGAACACCTCGTGTTGCCAACAACCGTTTGCGTTGGATCCGCGATTACGTCACCAGCAAGGCTGACGGGCATATCACCTTGCAGTTGGCCCAAGACGCGATGGCCATGCAGGAGATCGATTCACTGGGCCTCGACAATCAAGATCGCAAGTACCTCAATACGATCATCCGGGTCTTCGCGGGCGGCCCGGCCGGCATCGAGGCGATTGCCCACACGATGAATGCCGCCCCAGAGACTTTGGCGGATGAAGTCGAACCGTTCCTGCTGCGCAGCGAACTTCTCGTTCGTACTCCGCGCGGCCGGATGGTAACGACCAAATCAGTCGAACACATTCAAAAGATGATCGCCGCCAAGAGCAAAGGCTTGCTCGACTAA
- a CDS encoding TspO/MBR family protein yields the protein MDSITKEQEVTPTWQSVLGLLGWIVLCFTAAGVGSSFTVPQIDSWYADLEKPSFNPPNWIFGPVWSTLYLMMAVAVWLVWKNAGWTNAPHSLGMWCFQLLLNTTWSVIFFGLENPKLAAVEITALWISILITIVAFWRHDRVAALLLVPYLLWVSFAAVLNFWIAALN from the coding sequence ATGGATTCGATAACCAAAGAGCAAGAGGTTACGCCTACCTGGCAGAGTGTTTTGGGCCTGTTGGGGTGGATCGTCCTTTGCTTCACGGCGGCGGGTGTTGGTTCTTCGTTTACGGTTCCGCAAATCGATTCCTGGTACGCTGACCTGGAGAAACCCTCCTTCAATCCACCCAATTGGATCTTCGGACCGGTCTGGTCGACGCTCTATCTGATGATGGCGGTAGCCGTTTGGCTTGTGTGGAAGAATGCAGGCTGGACCAACGCCCCTCACTCGCTGGGGATGTGGTGTTTTCAATTACTCTTGAATACCACCTGGTCGGTGATCTTCTTCGGACTCGAAAACCCTAAACTCGCGGCCGTGGAAATCACTGCGCTTTGGATTTCGATTCTCATTACGATCGTCGCATTCTGGCGGCACGACCGCGTGGCGGCGCTGCTGTTGGTGCCTTACCTGCTATGGGTTTCGTTCGCCGCGGTGCTCAACTTTTGGATCGCAGCCCTCAACTGA
- a CDS encoding zinc ribbon domain-containing protein, protein MSDLLEKCTVCGGLIDEEDLFCGNCGTEAPHRQDAHTPDSTLSTHSFNCSGCGAAMSYSAEAEALRCPFCGSTNLEKGKDHKVIAPTKVIPFRVTEEEARKEMREAIGQGFWRPPDISEKAVIKNMVPVYVPYWVFSADVSTFWTADTSQTPMGASGDWYPMSGEHRARYEGVLVGASGALTPNETSQLCPFDMSQGISPQEANLDQYTVEQFNVARKYARPMAKSGLESLERKAVDMKFVPPRSRNVQVNLRIQNMASDPILLPVWIMAYQYKDEVYRFLINGQNGRSTGHGPVSYHRLMMVLGTVLAVGLGIAIIAILCGGLGSLLGG, encoded by the coding sequence ATGAGTGACCTTCTCGAGAAATGCACGGTTTGCGGCGGACTGATCGACGAGGAAGATCTGTTCTGCGGCAACTGCGGAACCGAAGCGCCTCACCGTCAAGATGCCCATACGCCTGATTCCACCCTGTCTACACACAGCTTCAACTGCAGCGGGTGCGGTGCGGCCATGAGCTACTCCGCGGAAGCGGAAGCCCTGCGATGCCCCTTTTGCGGATCGACCAATCTCGAAAAGGGAAAAGACCACAAAGTCATCGCTCCCACGAAAGTGATTCCGTTTCGCGTGACTGAGGAAGAAGCGCGAAAAGAAATGCGCGAAGCGATTGGCCAAGGCTTCTGGCGTCCGCCGGATATTTCCGAGAAGGCGGTGATCAAGAATATGGTGCCGGTCTACGTACCTTATTGGGTGTTTTCCGCCGACGTCTCGACGTTTTGGACGGCCGATACCAGCCAGACCCCCATGGGAGCCAGCGGCGATTGGTATCCCATGTCTGGCGAACATCGGGCTCGCTACGAAGGCGTTCTGGTCGGTGCCAGTGGTGCGCTTACCCCGAACGAGACCTCTCAGTTATGTCCTTTCGACATGAGCCAAGGAATTTCGCCCCAAGAGGCCAATCTCGATCAGTATACGGTCGAGCAGTTCAACGTTGCTCGCAAATACGCTCGACCGATGGCCAAATCGGGGCTTGAATCACTCGAGCGGAAAGCGGTTGACATGAAGTTCGTTCCTCCACGAAGCCGTAACGTCCAGGTCAATCTTCGTATCCAGAATATGGCCAGCGATCCGATTCTGCTACCGGTTTGGATCATGGCCTATCAGTACAAGGACGAGGTTTATCGTTTCCTGATTAATGGACAGAACGGACGCTCGACCGGACATGGCCCAGTCTCGTATCACCGCTTGATGATGGTGCTGGGAACGGTTCTCGCCGTGGGGCTTGGCATCGCGATCATTGCCATTCTATGCGGCGGCTTGGGAAGTTTGCTCGGTGGCTAG
- a CDS encoding zinc ribbon domain-containing protein — protein sequence MKSVVSPPSNEEQLVVAESAADDELVAAEVAQPQGEPCAACGCPVEPNDKFCPACGTPHEVKGAAERKAEAKQSIKKYFHCKTCGANVSIDPQELSYVCPFCDSTYVVEYSPEVSGRQLPEFVIPFRVTPEMAMEKFRAWIKGNDWYRPGDLHMAQIEDKLRGVYLPFWSFSMLAESRWSASIGEYWYKTESYTTMENGKMVTKTRRVQKTEWWPLSGRHHRYYSGYMISASKGLTQADADRIKPFSLLAAKRYEPYFLAGWAAEEYQMEIAEAQKFCYEEFYRREQTNIRQFLPGDTSRSLVVKTEFSYENSDLYLLPIYLLTYRYNDKVYRFLVNGQTGLINGDKPVSWKRIWGAIGGGIGLLILFILIVLLISALMH from the coding sequence GTGAAATCCGTGGTTAGTCCTCCTTCCAACGAAGAACAGCTAGTTGTTGCCGAGTCGGCGGCGGACGATGAATTGGTTGCTGCTGAAGTGGCTCAGCCGCAGGGGGAGCCATGTGCGGCTTGCGGTTGTCCGGTGGAACCAAACGATAAGTTCTGTCCTGCTTGCGGTACGCCTCACGAGGTGAAAGGGGCGGCCGAAAGGAAAGCGGAAGCCAAGCAGTCGATCAAGAAATATTTCCACTGCAAAACGTGCGGGGCGAATGTTTCGATCGATCCGCAAGAGTTGAGTTATGTCTGCCCCTTTTGCGATTCGACCTACGTCGTCGAGTATTCGCCAGAGGTCTCTGGCCGGCAGCTGCCTGAGTTTGTGATTCCATTTCGCGTGACGCCCGAAATGGCGATGGAAAAGTTTCGCGCGTGGATCAAGGGCAACGACTGGTATCGACCTGGCGACTTGCACATGGCCCAGATCGAAGACAAGCTGCGCGGGGTGTACCTTCCGTTCTGGAGTTTCTCGATGCTTGCCGAAAGCCGCTGGAGCGCTTCGATCGGCGAGTATTGGTACAAGACCGAATCGTACACGACCATGGAAAACGGCAAGATGGTCACTAAAACGCGTCGCGTTCAAAAGACCGAATGGTGGCCTCTCTCCGGCAGGCATCACCGGTACTACAGCGGCTACATGATCTCGGCCAGCAAAGGGCTGACCCAGGCCGATGCCGATCGCATCAAGCCGTTCTCTCTGTTAGCCGCCAAACGCTACGAGCCCTATTTCCTGGCCGGCTGGGCTGCCGAAGAGTACCAGATGGAAATCGCCGAGGCTCAGAAGTTTTGCTACGAAGAATTCTATCGCCGCGAACAAACGAATATCCGACAGTTTCTTCCAGGCGATACCAGCCGCAGCCTGGTCGTTAAGACGGAATTCTCCTACGAAAACTCCGACTTGTACCTGCTGCCGATTTATTTGCTCACCTATCGCTACAACGATAAGGTGTACCGCTTCCTGGTCAACGGACAAACAGGCCTGATCAATGGAGACAAGCCCGTCTCGTGGAAACGAATCTGGGGAGCCATTGGCGGCGGCATCGGTCTTCTGATCCTGTTCATTCTCATCGTTCTGCTGATCTCGGCACTGATGCACTAG
- a CDS encoding GxxExxY protein, with the protein MSSELIHKEISESIIGASMTVLNQLRPGLDEKLYENALVIELKRRGHQIDQQKQYPVFYSGERIGTLIPDLIVDDLVIADTKVVTAFSETHIAQMIGYLNITSLRLALLLNFKNVKLTWKRVAN; encoded by the coding sequence GTGAGTTCCGAACTGATTCATAAAGAGATAAGCGAATCGATCATTGGGGCATCCATGACTGTTTTGAATCAGTTAAGGCCAGGCCTCGACGAGAAACTTTATGAAAATGCCCTTGTCATTGAACTTAAAAGACGAGGGCACCAAATCGACCAACAAAAGCAATACCCTGTATTTTATTCAGGCGAGCGAATCGGAACGCTTATTCCCGATTTGATCGTTGACGATTTGGTCATTGCTGACACGAAGGTCGTGACTGCGTTTAGTGAGACTCATATCGCTCAAATGATTGGCTATTTAAACATCACATCACTCCGCCTTGCATTGCTTCTCAATTTCAAAAACGTCAAGCTCACGTGGAAACGCGTCGCTAACTAA
- the ruvA gene encoding Holliday junction branch migration protein RuvA produces MITKITGKLVSVDITSVTIAADPFEYEVLVPDFVRRQVQSQIGQKVSFHTINYLDGDPSRGRMSPRLVGFSNHIEREFFELFCSVDGVGVKKALRAMVRPVQEVANQIEQQDAKGLSALPGIGPATADRIVAKLRRKVPKFALLISGADGEHPEVSRDVVTETFEVLLQLGHSETQARKLLDAAVAEKKSYKDVDSLVQAVYKIAHQEG; encoded by the coding sequence TTGATTACGAAAATCACCGGCAAGTTGGTCTCGGTTGACATCACCAGCGTTACGATCGCCGCCGATCCCTTCGAGTATGAAGTGCTGGTGCCGGATTTCGTTCGCCGCCAGGTTCAGTCGCAGATTGGTCAGAAAGTTTCCTTTCACACGATCAACTACCTCGACGGCGATCCTTCCCGCGGGCGAATGAGCCCTCGCCTGGTCGGTTTTTCCAATCACATCGAACGCGAGTTTTTCGAGCTGTTTTGCTCGGTGGACGGGGTCGGCGTGAAAAAAGCTTTGCGAGCCATGGTCCGTCCGGTCCAAGAAGTCGCCAATCAGATCGAACAACAGGACGCCAAGGGTTTATCGGCCTTGCCGGGTATCGGTCCCGCCACCGCGGACCGAATCGTGGCGAAGCTGCGCCGCAAGGTCCCCAAGTTCGCCTTGTTGATCTCAGGTGCCGATGGCGAGCACCCCGAAGTTTCGCGCGACGTCGTCACCGAAACCTTCGAGGTCCTGTTGCAACTGGGTCACTCGGAAACCCAGGCCAGAAAACTACTCGACGCGGCGGTCGCCGAGAAAAAGAGCTACAAGGACGTGGATTCCCTCGTCCAGGCAGTGTACAAAATTGCTCATCAAGAGGGATGA
- the ruvC gene encoding crossover junction endodeoxyribonuclease RuvC has translation MKKRILGIDPGLNITGYGVLDVGPSGVSIVEAGVVRGKSRGDVPARVREIHEGITDVITSLKPSVMAMEELYSHYERPKTAIIMGHARGVLCLAAAQNDLTFHSYAATQIKKILTGNGRAPKSQMQESIRRELGLSEVPEPADVADALAVALCHHYLSKIATTI, from the coding sequence ATGAAGAAACGTATCCTCGGCATCGATCCTGGTTTGAACATCACCGGCTATGGTGTGCTCGACGTCGGTCCGTCCGGCGTTTCGATCGTGGAAGCTGGCGTCGTGCGGGGGAAATCGCGGGGGGATGTACCGGCTCGGGTTCGTGAGATTCATGAGGGAATCACCGACGTCATCACGTCCCTCAAACCAAGCGTGATGGCGATGGAAGAGTTGTACTCGCATTACGAACGCCCCAAGACGGCCATCATCATGGGGCATGCTCGCGGCGTATTATGCCTGGCGGCGGCCCAGAATGACTTGACGTTCCACAGCTATGCTGCCACTCAAATCAAAAAGATTCTGACCGGTAACGGCCGAGCCCCTAAAAGCCAGATGCAGGAATCGATCCGCCGAGAGCTTGGCCTTTCGGAAGTTCCCGAGCCGGCGGACGTGGCCGATGCCTTGGCTGTGGCATTGTGTCATCATTACCTCAGCAAAATCGCAACGACCATCTAA
- the cysS gene encoding cysteine--tRNA ligase translates to MSNLRVYNTLSRTKEEFKTVEPGKVGIYLCGPTVYAEAHIGHMVGPVIFDTVKRYLQHSGYDVRLVVNITDVDDKLINKANERKMTMLEVAEENIKDYLDNLAALNVTTIDDMPRATSSMDDIIQFIQDLVEKGFAYDVDGDVFFEVSKDAQYGKLTNRSVDAMQGEGGGAAASKRSPGDFALWKKAKAGEPSWDSPWGKGRPGWHIECSAMSKSILGETFDIHGGGLDLTFPHHENEIAQSECCHGKPMVNYWMHNGLLRSDPSAGKIGGKAEREKGATEGEAGGKMSRSGGAGGLHSLIDRQGGERIRFFLLRTHYRSTILFSEPAIEEAGTGLDTFYRLFERYERITGKSFYDIAAAKTRREGEIEAGSDELLTLLKKHRDAYLEKMDDDFNTGGGVSELFEIVRGVNKYIDQNKLEETKDADTRSLDQAMATIRELSAILGLFTEKPEADSSEDAGLVDQLMSLVIEIRANSRKKKDFETSDLIRDRLTECGITLEDRKDGTLWRKG, encoded by the coding sequence ATGAGTAATCTCCGGGTCTACAACACGCTGAGCCGTACCAAGGAAGAATTTAAGACCGTCGAGCCTGGCAAAGTCGGCATCTACTTGTGCGGACCAACCGTCTACGCCGAAGCCCACATCGGTCACATGGTCGGCCCGGTGATTTTCGACACGGTCAAACGCTACCTCCAGCACAGCGGCTACGACGTTCGTCTGGTGGTGAATATCACCGACGTCGACGACAAACTGATCAACAAGGCGAACGAGCGCAAGATGACGATGCTCGAAGTCGCCGAAGAGAACATCAAGGACTACCTCGATAACCTCGCGGCGCTGAACGTCACCACGATCGACGACATGCCGCGGGCCACTTCTTCGATGGACGACATCATTCAGTTCATCCAAGACCTGGTCGAGAAAGGCTTTGCCTACGATGTCGATGGGGACGTCTTCTTTGAGGTCAGCAAAGATGCCCAGTACGGCAAGCTGACCAATCGCAGCGTCGATGCGATGCAAGGGGAGGGGGGGGGTGCCGCCGCCAGCAAACGCTCGCCAGGCGACTTCGCGCTATGGAAGAAAGCGAAAGCGGGCGAACCTTCCTGGGACAGCCCCTGGGGGAAAGGCCGTCCAGGCTGGCATATCGAATGCTCGGCGATGAGCAAGAGCATTCTCGGTGAAACCTTTGATATCCATGGTGGCGGTCTCGACCTGACCTTCCCCCACCACGAAAACGAAATTGCCCAAAGCGAATGCTGCCATGGCAAGCCGATGGTCAACTACTGGATGCACAACGGACTACTGCGAAGCGACCCCAGCGCCGGCAAGATCGGCGGTAAGGCCGAACGCGAAAAAGGCGCGACCGAAGGAGAAGCCGGCGGCAAGATGAGCCGCAGCGGCGGTGCCGGTGGTTTGCACTCGCTGATCGATCGCCAGGGGGGTGAACGCATTCGCTTCTTCCTGTTGCGAACCCATTACCGCAGCACAATCTTGTTCAGCGAGCCAGCCATCGAAGAAGCCGGGACCGGGCTCGATACGTTCTATCGTTTGTTCGAGCGATACGAGCGCATCACCGGCAAAAGCTTCTACGACATCGCGGCGGCCAAGACCCGCAGGGAAGGTGAAATCGAAGCAGGCAGCGACGAACTGCTGACGCTGCTCAAAAAGCATCGCGACGCTTACCTCGAAAAGATGGACGACGACTTCAACACCGGTGGCGGTGTGAGCGAGTTGTTCGAGATCGTCCGCGGCGTGAACAAGTACATCGATCAGAACAAGTTGGAAGAAACCAAAGACGCCGACACCCGTTCGCTCGATCAAGCGATGGCGACCATCCGAGAATTGTCCGCCATCCTGGGCCTCTTCACCGAAAAGCCCGAAGCCGATTCGAGCGAAGACGCCGGCCTGGTCGATCAACTGATGAGCCTGGTCATCGAGATCCGAGCCAACTCGCGAAAGAAGAAAGACTTCGAAACGAGCGACCTCATCCGCGATCGCCTGACTGAGTGCGGCATCACATTGGAAGACCGCAAAGACGGCACGCTTTGGCGTAAAGGTTAA
- the ispF gene encoding 2-C-methyl-D-erythritol 2,4-cyclodiphosphate synthase has product MIRIGLGHDTHRLADGGPLILGGLEIPHDKHLVGHSDADALMHAITDALLGAANLPDIGQLFPNTAEENKDRPSSEFLQLAYQKVLDEGWTLINLDCVIHTQRPKLADLKSLMQIRIAEILHVSPEDIGIKAKTGEGVGSVGREEAIEVQCVCLLRKV; this is encoded by the coding sequence ATGATACGTATCGGGCTCGGACACGACACCCATCGCCTTGCCGACGGGGGGCCACTCATTCTTGGTGGCCTCGAAATTCCGCACGACAAACACCTGGTCGGACATAGCGACGCCGATGCTTTGATGCATGCCATCACCGACGCGTTACTGGGTGCGGCCAATCTTCCTGATATTGGGCAACTTTTTCCCAATACGGCCGAAGAGAACAAAGATCGACCGTCAAGCGAATTTCTGCAACTTGCTTATCAAAAAGTCCTCGACGAAGGCTGGACGCTGATCAATCTCGATTGCGTCATCCATACCCAACGTCCCAAGCTGGCCGATCTGAAGTCGCTGATGCAAATCCGCATCGCCGAAATCTTGCACGTCTCGCCCGAGGACATTGGCATCAAAGCCAAGACCGGCGAGGGCGTCGGCAGTGTCGGCCGCGAGGAAGCGATCGAAGTCCAATGCGTATGTCTGCTTCGTAAAGTTTAA
- a CDS encoding ABC transporter ATP-binding protein, whose amino-acid sequence MAPIIQLEKLTKTYEVYQKQEGLLSSIRGLFHRQYKTVEAVKGIDLTVDQGEFVAFLGPNGAGKTTTLKLLSGVINPSSGSATVMGHIPWHRDNAYRRRFALVMGQKNQLWWDLPAQDSFRLHQKIYRIDADQFQRTQDELVDLLGVKDLLSQPVRALSLGERMKMELIAALLHSPDVLFLDEPTIGLDVVAQHNIQQFLKHYQQERKITVLLTSHYMKDIAALCQRVVVIAHGVIIYDGSLSGIIDRFGGYKILTLTFGEDAASGNLSRFGDVISEDFPKVKLRVDRAKVGEVLASILDQYELADVGVEDPPLEEVIADVFSLAHPGDKSANEKKMAEASS is encoded by the coding sequence ATGGCACCGATCATCCAACTAGAAAAGCTGACCAAGACCTACGAGGTCTATCAGAAGCAAGAGGGCCTGCTTTCTTCCATACGCGGGCTATTTCATCGGCAATACAAGACCGTCGAGGCGGTCAAAGGGATCGATCTGACCGTCGATCAGGGGGAATTCGTCGCCTTTCTCGGCCCCAATGGGGCGGGTAAAACGACCACGCTGAAACTTCTCTCTGGCGTGATCAATCCATCCTCCGGTTCGGCCACGGTCATGGGGCACATTCCCTGGCATCGCGATAATGCCTATCGTCGTCGTTTTGCCCTCGTGATGGGGCAGAAAAACCAACTGTGGTGGGACCTGCCGGCCCAAGACAGCTTCCGGCTTCATCAAAAAATTTATCGCATCGATGCCGATCAATTCCAACGAACGCAGGACGAACTAGTTGACCTGTTGGGGGTGAAAGATCTCCTCTCGCAGCCGGTCCGGGCACTCTCGCTGGGCGAGCGCATGAAGATGGAGTTGATCGCCGCCCTGCTCCATTCGCCGGACGTGTTGTTTCTCGACGAACCAACGATCGGCCTGGACGTCGTCGCCCAGCACAACATTCAGCAGTTCCTCAAGCATTATCAGCAGGAACGCAAGATCACCGTCCTGTTGACCAGCCACTATATGAAGGACATCGCCGCGCTGTGCCAACGCGTGGTGGTCATTGCCCATGGCGTGATCATCTATGATGGCTCACTGAGCGGCATCATCGATCGTTTTGGCGGCTATAAGATTCTGACGCTGACCTTCGGCGAGGATGCCGCGTCGGGCAATCTTTCTCGCTTTGGCGACGTCATCTCCGAGGACTTCCCCAAGGTCAAACTGCGGGTCGATCGGGCGAAGGTGGGCGAAGTACTCGCCTCAATTCTCGATCAGTACGAATTGGCCGACGTTGGTGTCGAAGATCCACCGCTGGAAGAAGTGATCGCGGACGTCTTTTCGTTGGCACACCCCGGCGACAAATCCGCGAACGAAAAGAAGATGGCCGAGGCGTCGAGCTAA
- a CDS encoding ABC transporter permease, which produces MAELAARASTWWAIFQINFYEKLVYRGDFMLGTLMRFLPIVTQIFLWSAIFSARGGGDSAGEEIVGYTYYNIVAYYLLSTISRAFSSMPGLASGIALQIREGEIKKYLIQPLDLISFFLLNRVAHKLTYYIVAAVPFAIVFFICRGYFEGWPPTHVLCAYAFSLILSFMLGFFMEATIGMIGFWFLEVRSLLFVYMLFTFFLSGHMFPLDMLNELGGPWSTIVKSLPLMYLAYFPAAVFLEKITGAELMWGLIVQVGWVVFFIIASRLAFHYGVKQYSAYGG; this is translated from the coding sequence ATGGCGGAACTTGCCGCACGGGCCTCCACCTGGTGGGCCATCTTTCAGATCAACTTCTACGAGAAGCTCGTTTATCGAGGCGACTTCATGCTGGGGACGCTGATGCGTTTCCTGCCGATCGTCACGCAAATCTTTCTGTGGTCGGCGATCTTCTCGGCCCGAGGTGGGGGAGACAGCGCCGGCGAAGAGATCGTCGGCTATACCTACTACAACATCGTCGCTTATTACTTGCTGTCGACCATTTCCCGTGCGTTTTCCAGCATGCCGGGGCTGGCGTCTGGCATCGCCCTGCAGATTCGCGAAGGGGAAATCAAGAAGTACCTGATCCAACCACTGGATCTGATTTCGTTCTTTCTGTTGAATCGCGTGGCCCACAAGTTGACGTATTACATTGTGGCGGCCGTGCCATTTGCGATTGTCTTCTTCATCTGTCGTGGCTACTTCGAAGGATGGCCGCCGACTCACGTGCTGTGTGCGTACGCCTTCTCGCTGATTCTGTCGTTCATGCTGGGCTTCTTCATGGAGGCCACCATCGGCATGATCGGCTTCTGGTTTCTGGAAGTACGGTCGCTGCTGTTCGTTTATATGCTGTTCACGTTCTTCCTGTCCGGGCACATGTTTCCTTTGGACATGCTGAACGAACTGGGAGGCCCCTGGTCGACGATCGTGAAGTCGTTGCCATTGATGTACCTGGCCTATTTCCCGGCGGCCGTGTTTCTTGAAAAGATCACCGGCGCGGAACTGATGTGGGGGCTGATCGTACAGGTTGGCTGGGTTGTCTTCTTCATCATTGCCTCGCGCCTCGCGTTTCACTACGGCGTGAAGCAATATAGCGCTTACGGAGGTTGA
- a CDS encoding ABC transporter permease, with amino-acid sequence MNDRPSYGSVFFMFLRNSLVRDLSFRSNFWVECVSSLSWVIMNLGFYLLIFSYTNSIGNDTGWGKWEFFVFLATTLLVNSLVQMFFMPNIQEFSELIRTGKLDFALLKPIDTQFLISFEKVNWPSTANFLFGILLMSISLYQLTHRPNDPIELTVGMVAVYIVFLLCGVAILYSLMIVLAASSIWLGRNTSLYDFWFYITSFSRYPMEIYNAGSLGLTLKMIFTFAIPILIVVNVPARILAQPMGVDPTDKWLLSGYMIVATGLSLLFSRWVFKKSLKSYRSASS; translated from the coding sequence ATGAACGACCGACCTTCCTATGGAAGCGTGTTCTTCATGTTCCTGCGAAACAGCCTGGTCCGTGACCTGAGCTTTCGCTCGAACTTCTGGGTCGAATGCGTTTCGAGCCTGTCATGGGTGATCATGAATTTGGGCTTTTACTTGCTCATTTTCAGTTACACCAACTCGATCGGGAACGACACCGGCTGGGGCAAGTGGGAGTTCTTCGTCTTCCTGGCGACGACGCTGCTGGTCAACAGCCTGGTGCAGATGTTCTTCATGCCGAACATTCAGGAGTTCTCCGAGTTGATCCGCACCGGAAAACTCGACTTTGCTTTGCTCAAGCCGATCGATACGCAGTTCCTGATCAGTTTTGAAAAAGTGAACTGGCCTTCCACCGCGAACTTTCTGTTCGGCATCTTGTTGATGTCGATCAGTCTCTATCAGTTGACGCATCGGCCGAATGATCCGATTGAATTGACCGTGGGGATGGTGGCCGTGTACATCGTCTTTTTGCTGTGTGGCGTGGCGATCCTTTATAGCCTGATGATCGTCCTGGCCGCGTCCAGCATTTGGCTCGGTAGAAATACTTCGCTGTACGACTTCTGGTTTTACATCACCAGCTTCTCGCGTTACCCGATGGAGATCTACAATGCAGGCAGTCTGGGCCTGACTCTGAAGATGATCTTCACGTTCGCGATTCCCATTCTGATCGTCGTGAACGTACCAGCACGGATTCTGGCTCAGCCCATGGGCGTCGATCCGACCGACAAGTGGCTGCTCTCAGGCTACATGATCGTTGCTACGGGATTAAGCCTGCTCTTTTCACGCTGGGTCTTCAAAAAGTCTCTGAAGAGTTACCGCAGCGCGAGTAGCTAG